The Vulpes lagopus strain Blue_001 chromosome 6, ASM1834538v1, whole genome shotgun sequence genome has a segment encoding these proteins:
- the VCPKMT gene encoding protein-lysine methyltransferase METTL21D isoform X3, which produces MAPTSPLGGAGPCAGPPWGGACGCDVTAHAASCCRAAMAATVESSVEDPLRNFIRVLEKRDGTVLRLQQYGSGGVGCVVWDAAIVLSKYLETPGFSGDGPHALSRRSVLELGSGTGAVGLMAATLGADVVVTDLEELQDLLKMNISMNKHLVTGSVQAKVLKWGEAIEDFPSPPDYILMADCIYYEESLEPLLKTLKDLSGFETCIICCYEQRTMGKNPEIEKKYFEKSPS; this is translated from the exons ATGGCGCCAACTTCGCCACTAGGAGGCGCCGGGCCCTGTGCGGGCCCGCCGTGGGGAGGTGCGTGTGGATGTGACGTCACTGCGCACGCTGCATCTTGTTGCCGGGCAGCGATGGCGGCTACCGTGGAGTCCTCCGTGGAGGACCCGCTGCGGAACTTTATTCGAGTTTTGGAAAAGCGAGATGGCACGGTGTTACGACTGCAGCAATATGGCTCCGGCGGCGTGGGCTGCGTTGTTTGGGACGCCGCCATCGTCCTTTCTAAGTACCTGGAAACGCCCGGGTTTTCCGGCGATGGGCCCCACGCTCTGAGCCGGCGGTCGGTGCTGGAGCTGGGCTCCGGCACCGGGGCCGTGGGGCTCATGGCTGCTACTCTCGG GGCCGATGTGGTGGTCACAGATCTGGAGGAATTGCAAGACTTGCTGAAGATGAATATTAGTATGAACAAGCATCTTGTCACTGGTTCTGTTCAAGCCAAGGTACTGAAATG GGGGGAAGCAATAGAAGATTTTCCTTCTCCGCCAGACTACATACTGATGGCCGACTGCATATACTACGAAGAG TCTTTGGAGCCGTTGTTGAAAACTCTAAAAGATCTTAGTGGATTTGAGACTTGTATTATATGTTGTTATGAACAACGAACAATgggaaaaaatccagaaattgagaaaaaatattttgag aaatctcCATCGTGA
- the VCPKMT gene encoding protein-lysine methyltransferase METTL21D isoform X2: protein MAPTSPLGGAGPCAGPPWGGACGCDVTAHAASCCRAAMAATVESSVEDPLRNFIRVLEKRDGTVLRLQQYGSGGVGCVVWDAAIVLSKYLETPGFSGDGPHALSRRSVLELGSGTGAVGLMAATLGADVVVTDLEELQDLLKMNISMNKHLVTGSVQAKSLEPLLKTLKDLSGFETCIICCYEQRTMGKNPEIEKKYFELLQLDFDFEKIPLEKHDEEYRSEDIHILYIRKKKSKSPS from the exons ATGGCGCCAACTTCGCCACTAGGAGGCGCCGGGCCCTGTGCGGGCCCGCCGTGGGGAGGTGCGTGTGGATGTGACGTCACTGCGCACGCTGCATCTTGTTGCCGGGCAGCGATGGCGGCTACCGTGGAGTCCTCCGTGGAGGACCCGCTGCGGAACTTTATTCGAGTTTTGGAAAAGCGAGATGGCACGGTGTTACGACTGCAGCAATATGGCTCCGGCGGCGTGGGCTGCGTTGTTTGGGACGCCGCCATCGTCCTTTCTAAGTACCTGGAAACGCCCGGGTTTTCCGGCGATGGGCCCCACGCTCTGAGCCGGCGGTCGGTGCTGGAGCTGGGCTCCGGCACCGGGGCCGTGGGGCTCATGGCTGCTACTCTCGG GGCCGATGTGGTGGTCACAGATCTGGAGGAATTGCAAGACTTGCTGAAGATGAATATTAGTATGAACAAGCATCTTGTCACTGGTTCTGTTCAAGCCAAG TCTTTGGAGCCGTTGTTGAAAACTCTAAAAGATCTTAGTGGATTTGAGACTTGTATTATATGTTGTTATGAACAACGAACAATgggaaaaaatccagaaattgagaaaaaatattttgag CTCCTACAGCTAGACTTTGACTTTGAAAAAATTCCTTTGGAGAAACACGATGAAGAATATCGAAGCGaggatattcatattttatacatcagaaaaaaaaaatcg aaatctcCATCGTGA
- the VCPKMT gene encoding protein-lysine methyltransferase METTL21D isoform X4, with amino-acid sequence MAPTSPLGGAGPCAGPPWGGACGCDVTAHAASCCRAAMAATVESSVEDPLRNFIRVLEKRDGTVLRLQQYGSGGVGCVVWDAAIVLSKYLETPGFSGDGPHALSRRSVLELGSGTGAVGLMAATLGADVVVTDLEELQDLLKMNISMNKHLVTGSVQAKVLKWGEAIEDFPSPPDYILMADCIYYEELLQLDFDFEKIPLEKHDEEYRSEDIHILYIRKKKSKSPS; translated from the exons ATGGCGCCAACTTCGCCACTAGGAGGCGCCGGGCCCTGTGCGGGCCCGCCGTGGGGAGGTGCGTGTGGATGTGACGTCACTGCGCACGCTGCATCTTGTTGCCGGGCAGCGATGGCGGCTACCGTGGAGTCCTCCGTGGAGGACCCGCTGCGGAACTTTATTCGAGTTTTGGAAAAGCGAGATGGCACGGTGTTACGACTGCAGCAATATGGCTCCGGCGGCGTGGGCTGCGTTGTTTGGGACGCCGCCATCGTCCTTTCTAAGTACCTGGAAACGCCCGGGTTTTCCGGCGATGGGCCCCACGCTCTGAGCCGGCGGTCGGTGCTGGAGCTGGGCTCCGGCACCGGGGCCGTGGGGCTCATGGCTGCTACTCTCGG GGCCGATGTGGTGGTCACAGATCTGGAGGAATTGCAAGACTTGCTGAAGATGAATATTAGTATGAACAAGCATCTTGTCACTGGTTCTGTTCAAGCCAAGGTACTGAAATG GGGGGAAGCAATAGAAGATTTTCCTTCTCCGCCAGACTACATACTGATGGCCGACTGCATATACTACGAAGAG CTCCTACAGCTAGACTTTGACTTTGAAAAAATTCCTTTGGAGAAACACGATGAAGAATATCGAAGCGaggatattcatattttatacatcagaaaaaaaaaatcg aaatctcCATCGTGA
- the VCPKMT gene encoding protein-lysine methyltransferase METTL21D isoform X1: MAPTSPLGGAGPCAGPPWGGACGCDVTAHAASCCRAAMAATVESSVEDPLRNFIRVLEKRDGTVLRLQQYGSGGVGCVVWDAAIVLSKYLETPGFSGDGPHALSRRSVLELGSGTGAVGLMAATLGADVVVTDLEELQDLLKMNISMNKHLVTGSVQAKVLKWGEAIEDFPSPPDYILMADCIYYEESLEPLLKTLKDLSGFETCIICCYEQRTMGKNPEIEKKYFELLQLDFDFEKIPLEKHDEEYRSEDIHILYIRKKKSKSPS, encoded by the exons ATGGCGCCAACTTCGCCACTAGGAGGCGCCGGGCCCTGTGCGGGCCCGCCGTGGGGAGGTGCGTGTGGATGTGACGTCACTGCGCACGCTGCATCTTGTTGCCGGGCAGCGATGGCGGCTACCGTGGAGTCCTCCGTGGAGGACCCGCTGCGGAACTTTATTCGAGTTTTGGAAAAGCGAGATGGCACGGTGTTACGACTGCAGCAATATGGCTCCGGCGGCGTGGGCTGCGTTGTTTGGGACGCCGCCATCGTCCTTTCTAAGTACCTGGAAACGCCCGGGTTTTCCGGCGATGGGCCCCACGCTCTGAGCCGGCGGTCGGTGCTGGAGCTGGGCTCCGGCACCGGGGCCGTGGGGCTCATGGCTGCTACTCTCGG GGCCGATGTGGTGGTCACAGATCTGGAGGAATTGCAAGACTTGCTGAAGATGAATATTAGTATGAACAAGCATCTTGTCACTGGTTCTGTTCAAGCCAAGGTACTGAAATG GGGGGAAGCAATAGAAGATTTTCCTTCTCCGCCAGACTACATACTGATGGCCGACTGCATATACTACGAAGAG TCTTTGGAGCCGTTGTTGAAAACTCTAAAAGATCTTAGTGGATTTGAGACTTGTATTATATGTTGTTATGAACAACGAACAATgggaaaaaatccagaaattgagaaaaaatattttgag CTCCTACAGCTAGACTTTGACTTTGAAAAAATTCCTTTGGAGAAACACGATGAAGAATATCGAAGCGaggatattcatattttatacatcagaaaaaaaaaatcg aaatctcCATCGTGA